TGTCTGAGCGTCAGCGGCTTCGCCGCGCTGGTGCGGCGGGCGCGCGCCGTGCGCGTCGAGGCGTTCGACGAGAAGGGCCAGCCCGTGTCCATCTCGGCACGCGGCTGGTACGCCCGCATCCTCCAGCATGAGATAGACCACCTGGATGGCACGCTCTATATCGACCGGATGGAGCCGCGCAGCTTCTCCACCCAGGAGAACCACCGCCGCTATTGGGCCTCGCGCACCGTGGACGAGGTGCGTCAGGCCCTTGGACTGAACGAGCCTCGGGGCTGAGCACATGCGTGCCCCTTTCGCGTTGGCGCTGTTGCTCCTGGTGGTGGCTTGCGGCGAGGACTCCCTCGAGCAGCTCCAGGAGGAGGCCTCGGACTGCCCCGAGGCTCCGGTGATGCGGCTCGGCCCGGCGCCCTCCGCGGCGGTGGTGCTCAACGCCTACTACCTCCAGGAAGAGGCCACGAGGGATCTGCGGCGCGGCCGCACCGAGTCTCCCGCCGTGGAGGAGACGCTCGCCAAGGTCGCGGCGCTCGGGGGGTGGGCCGTGCGCACCACGGGCCACAACGACGCGGCCGACAAGCGCGGGGACTCCGCCATCCAGGTGGCTCCTTTGGTGTACGACGAGGTGTCCCTGCGCGGGCTGGATCTGGTGCTCACCCGGGCCTCCGCGCATGGGGTGAAGCTCGTCCTCACGCTGGGCAACTACTGGGATGCCTATGGCGGCACCCGGCGGTACGTGGAGTGGGCGGGGTTACCCTCGCCGGTGGAGGGGGATCCGCGCTTCTTCACCGAGCGCCCCGTCATCGAGCACTACAAGGCGCACGTGGCCCGGCTGCTCTCGCGCGTCAACACCTTCGACGGGCTGCGTTATGGCGAGCACCCGGCCGTGCTGGCCTGGGAGCTGCTCAACGAGCCTCGCGGCAAGGGGTTGGACTCCGAGGGCGTGGCCATGCGGGCCTGGGTGGACGAGGTGGCCGCCGTGGTGAAGGAGTACGCGCCCGGGCACCTGGTGGGCACGGGTGAGGAGGGCTTCGACGTCTCCCATGGGGGCTACGACGAGCTCTTCTGGCGCGGCACGGGCACCTCCTTCTTCGAGGGGGGCACCAGCTTCCGCCGCAACACGGCCTCGCCCTTCATCGACTTCGCCAGCGTGCACTTCTACCCGGAGGCCTACGGCGTGAAGCCGGACACCACGGCCCGGGCGGGCGCGCACTGGTTCTCCGAGCACGCCGCCATCGCCAGGGATCTCGGCAAGCCGCTGCTCATCGGCGAGTTCGCCCTGCGCAACCGGGAGGGCTTCTCCCTCGACGAGCGGCGCGCCCTGTACCGGGGCTGGTTCCGCTGCGCCTGGCGCACCGGGGTGGGTGCGAGTGGCCCCTGGATGTTCGCCAACGATGCCCGTCCGGATGACTGGGATGACTTCACCTTCTACTACCGCGATGGCTCCGTCCCGGCCGACCCCCGCAACCGCTACGCAGACCTCATCGTCGAGGCCGCGGGTCTCACCGGGAAGCGGTGAAAAAATCCCGCGTAGCTGTCCGTTCCTCTTGCCTATTGTTAAAAAAATAAAGCATTATTCGAGTTGTCAGGAAAGACCGGGATGCCCAGTTTCCCGTAGAGGACCGGTCTTTCAT
This DNA window, taken from Archangium lipolyticum, encodes the following:
- a CDS encoding cellulase family glycosylhydrolase; the encoded protein is MRAPFALALLLLVVACGEDSLEQLQEEASDCPEAPVMRLGPAPSAAVVLNAYYLQEEATRDLRRGRTESPAVEETLAKVAALGGWAVRTTGHNDAADKRGDSAIQVAPLVYDEVSLRGLDLVLTRASAHGVKLVLTLGNYWDAYGGTRRYVEWAGLPSPVEGDPRFFTERPVIEHYKAHVARLLSRVNTFDGLRYGEHPAVLAWELLNEPRGKGLDSEGVAMRAWVDEVAAVVKEYAPGHLVGTGEEGFDVSHGGYDELFWRGTGTSFFEGGTSFRRNTASPFIDFASVHFYPEAYGVKPDTTARAGAHWFSEHAAIARDLGKPLLIGEFALRNREGFSLDERRALYRGWFRCAWRTGVGASGPWMFANDARPDDWDDFTFYYRDGSVPADPRNRYADLIVEAAGLTGKR